TCGCCAAAATATGATAATGCATACATGAATCACATGATATTAGCTAAGGGGAAGATTAAACTGTTTCAAAAGAAATGGACATTACCTCTTCAGAAAGTAAGGGAGGGAGATCTTCAGTTGTTATAAGACTCGTAACTTCAAAACGCAGCTTTTCGTCTTTAATGCCGGACCATGTATGCAAGGGCAAGGAGAATAAAAGCACAGTTAAGACATCTGCAGTAGATGGGTGCATTCCAATGCACTGACCCTCATTACAGAGACACAAGCTACTCGGCTTCCTCTGACACAAAGGGACCAATACATCAACTCCTTGTTCGCTACTGCTTCCAGTTGTAGTAACAGTTCCGGAAATCAATGTAACTGGATTTTCACTATCAACATTCAGATGCTTAACATCTATTTTACTACAGCAGTTTCCGCCCGACAAACGACAACCAGTTAAGATATCTGCCCCTTGGCAGCAAACACGTGCTGCAACAGCTGACAATGTATCTCTGTCACCAAGGTTTGTAATGGTATCACAGCATGATCTTTCTGAATCCAACCACTTGATCATGTGATTAAAGAGTGCGGTTGACCGAATTTGTTCCAGTACATCTGCCTGAAATCTCAAAGCTCCCAAACGTTACGATTTTTTGTTTATTGGGTTTTCTTCTACAAGAAAATCATGCATGACATtttaaacaaattcaaaagttaaaCTATTTTCCCCAAATGGAAAGGTAAATAGTTTCAAAACCTTTATTGCTAGCCTTCCTTTCTCCTCCTCGCTCAATGTGAGATTCCCGTCTTCTTGCCTGCGAACCTCCGCAATCCATGTGATAAACTCTCTCAATTCACTAGGAGGAGATTTATATACAACAGAGAGcacttctggaatttcttttagATCCTCTGATTTTAGAATAAGAGGAACTTCTTCAGTTAGAAATTTGGCAACACTGCTCCAACCTTCATGTCTACAACTCTGCAGATTGTctcaaataaagtaaataatccacacaaaaataaatgaatttgctTGAAGCATAAACCAAACAAACAATCAATGTATAACATTTGTGGTTAACTTAAAATAGTATAAAAGTTCAACCATGACATAGAAGTTCCTGTTTTGGTTAACTTAAAAATTCAGGAAACTAGAAAATTTATCTATGTTCTCCAATGGTTTGACAAAGAATCCACTAGTAGTACATTACCACAGTATAAAGTATTGATGGTGCTCTGTTAAGCCTTGAAATAATCATGTACCTGAAATACCAGTGTCCAAATATAAAAGGAGGGCAACAAGATTAACTGCACAGGCTTTTGAAACTCAAGATTTCATAAAGTTGTAACCTTCAAATCCCAAAAATGAGCAGAATTTAGTGATATCAGTCCTACATTCAATGTATAATTTCTAAATACTGAATAAAGCTTAAGCCAAATTGCATAAGAAGATAACTACCAATCAGACAAATATGGAGGTGAAACAAGAGTTTCGTGTATGCAATCATTATGATTATGATATGAGGTAAACATACTTCACTACCACCCTTTTCCGTCACAATTTAGTTCCTCGTGGTATAGCAGTGTTAAGTTTAGT
The window above is part of the Vicia villosa cultivar HV-30 ecotype Madison, WI unplaced genomic scaffold, Vvil1.0 ctg.001464F_1_1, whole genome shotgun sequence genome. Proteins encoded here:
- the LOC131635311 gene encoding glutathione gamma-glutamylcysteinyltransferase 3-like isoform X2; translated protein: MLLPLIPVENGKLTGPWRWFDDTMLDCCEPLDKIKSQGITFGKVACLARCSGAKVEVFRADQSNIDDFRNWVISCSSEEDCHVIVSYLRTPLNQTGSGHFSPLGGYHAERDMVLILDVARFKYPPHWVPVTVLWNALNTIDQDTGQHRGYMIISRLNRAPSILYTVSCRHEGWSSVAKFLTEEVPLILKSEDLKEIPEVLSVVYKSPPSELREFITWIAEVRRQEDGNLTLSEEEKGRLAIKADVLEQIRSTALFNHMIKWLDSERSCCDTITNLGDRDTLSAVAARVCCQGADILTGCRLSGGNCCSKIDVKHLNVDSENPVTLISGTVTTTGSSSEQGVDVLVPLCQRKPSSLCLCNEGQCIGMHPSTADVLTVLLFSLPLHTWSGIKDEKLRFEVTSLITTEDLPPLLSEEVLFLREQLHFLMTDNGAPSP
- the LOC131635311 gene encoding glutathione gamma-glutamylcysteinyltransferase 3-like isoform X1, translated to MASAGLYRRTLPPPSIEFSSPEGKKIFTEALAKGTMNGFFKLISYYQTQSEPAFCGLATISVVLNALAIDPGRKWKGPWRWFDDTMLDCCEPLDKIKSQGITFGKVACLARCSGAKVEVFRADQSNIDDFRNWVISCSSEEDCHVIVSYLRTPLNQTGSGHFSPLGGYHAERDMVLILDVARFKYPPHWVPVTVLWNALNTIDQDTGQHRGYMIISRLNRAPSILYTVSCRHEGWSSVAKFLTEEVPLILKSEDLKEIPEVLSVVYKSPPSELREFITWIAEVRRQEDGNLTLSEEEKGRLAIKADVLEQIRSTALFNHMIKWLDSERSCCDTITNLGDRDTLSAVAARVCCQGADILTGCRLSGGNCCSKIDVKHLNVDSENPVTLISGTVTTTGSSSEQGVDVLVPLCQRKPSSLCLCNEGQCIGMHPSTADVLTVLLFSLPLHTWSGIKDEKLRFEVTSLITTEDLPPLLSEEVLFLREQLHFLMTDNGAPSP